One genomic region from Balaenoptera musculus isolate JJ_BM4_2016_0621 chromosome X, mBalMus1.pri.v3, whole genome shotgun sequence encodes:
- the UBA1 gene encoding ubiquitin-like modifier-activating enzyme 1 → MSGSPLSKKRRVSGPDPKPGSNCSPAHSVLSEVPSVPTNGMAKNGSEADIDEGLYSRQLYVLGHEAMKRLQTSSVLVSGLRGLGVEIAKNIILGGVKAVTLHDQGTAQWADLSSQFYLREEDIGKNRAEVSQPHLAELNSYVPVSAYTGPLVEDFLSDFQVVVLTNTPLEDQLRVGEFCHSHGIKLVVADTRGLFGQLFCDFGEEMILTDSNGEQPLSAMVSMVTKDNPGVVTCLDEARHGFESGDFVSFSEVQGMIELNGSQPMEIKVLGPYTFSICDTSSFSDYIRGGIVSQVKVPKKISFKSLLASLAEPDFVMTDFAKFSRPTQLHIGFQALHQFCAQHGRPPRPRNEEDATELVTLAQAVNAQALPAVQQDSLDEDLIRKLAYVAAGDLAPINAFIGGLAAQEVMKACSGKFMPIMQWLYFDALECLPEDKEALTEDKCLPRQNRYDGQVAVFGSYLQEKLGKQKYFLVGAGAIGCELLKNFAMIGLGCGEGGEIVVTDMDTIEKSNLNRQFLFRPWDVTKLKSDTAAAAVRQMNPHIRVTSHQNRVGPDTERIYDDDFFQNLDGVANALDNVDARMYMDRRCVYYRKPLLESGTLGTKGNVQVVIPFLTESYSSSQDPPEKSIPICTLKNFPNAIEHTLQWARDEFEGLFKQPAENVNQYLTDPKFVERTLRLAGTQPLEVLEAVQRSLVLQRPQTWADCVAWACHHWHTQYSNNIRQLLHNFPPDQLTSSGAPFWSGPKRCPHPLTFDVNNPLHLDYVMAAANLFAQTYGLTGSQDRAAVATVLQSVQVPEFTPKSGVKIHVSDQELQSANASVDDSRLEELKATLPSPEKLPGFKMYPIDFEKDDDSNFHMDFIVAASNLRAENYDIPPSDRHKSKLIAGKIIPAIATTTAAVVGLVCLELYKVVQGHQQLDSYKNGFLNLALPFFGFSEPLAAPHHQYYNQEWTLWDRFEVQGLQSNGEEMTLKQFLDYFKTEHKLEITMLSQGVSMLYSFFMPAAKLKERLDQPMTEIVSRVSKRKLGRHVRALVLELCCNDESGEDVEVPYVRYTIR, encoded by the exons atgtCCGGCTCGCCGCTGTCCAAGAAACGTCGCGTGTCCGGGCCTGATCCAAAGCCGGGTTCTAACTGTTCCCCTGCCCACTCCGTGTTGTCCGAAGTGCCCTCGGTGCCAACCAAC GGAATGGCGAAGAACGGCAGTGAAGCAGACATAGATGAGGGACTTTACTCCCGGCAGCT GTATGTGTTGGGCCACGAGGCAATGAAGCGGCTCCAGACGTCCAGCGTACTGGTATCAGGCCTGCGGGGCCTGGGCGTGGAGATTGCTAAGAACATCATCCTTGGTGGGGTCAAGGCCGTCACTCTGCATGACCAGGGCACTGCCCAGTGGGCCGACCTCTCCTCCCAG TTCTACCTGCGGGAGGAGGACATTGGGAAAAACCGGGCTGAGgtctcccagccccacctggcTGAGCTCAACAGCTACGTGCCTGTCAGCGCCTATACTGGACCCCTCGTAGAGGACTTCCTCAGTGACTTCCAG GTGGTGGTCCTCACCAACACCCCCCTGGAGGACCAGCTGCGGGTGGGTGAGTTCTGTCACAGCCATGGCATCAAGCTGGTGGTGGCAGACACGCGGGGCCTGTTTGG GCAGCTTTTCTGTGACTTTGGAGAGGAAATGATCCTCACAGATTCCAATGGGGAGCAGCCGCTCAGTGCTATGGTTTCTATGGTCACCAAG GACAACCCCGGTGTGGTTACCTGTCTGGATGAGGCCCGGCATGGCTTTGAGAGTGGCGACTTTGTCTCCTTTTCGGAAGTACAGGGCATGATTGAACTCAACGGAAGTCAGCCCATGGAAATCAAAGTCCTGG GTCCTTACACCTTTAGCATCTGTGACACCTCCAGCTTCTCTGATTATATCCGTGGAGGCATCGTCAGCCAGGTCAAAGTACCCAAGAAGATCAGCTTT AAATCCTTGCTGGCCTCCCTGGCAGAGCCTGACTTCGTGATGACGGACTTCGCCAAGTTTTCCCGCCCCACCCAGCTGCACATTGGCTTCCAGGCCCTGCACCAGTTCTGTGCTCAGCATGGCCGGCCCCCTCGGCCCCGCAATGAG GAGGATGCCACAGAGCTGGTGACCTTGGCCCAGGCTGTGAATGCTCAAGCCCTGCCAGCGGTGCAGCAGGACAGCCTGGATGAGGACCTCATTCGAAAGCTGGCATATGTGGCTGCTGGGGATCTGGCACCCATAAATGCCTTCATCGGGGGTCTAGCTGCCCAGGAGGTCATGAAG GCTTGCTCCGGGAAGTTTATGCCCATCATGCAGTGGCTGTACTTTGATGCACTGGAGTGTCTCCCCGAGGACAAAGAGGCTCTCACGGAGGACAAGTGCCTCCCG CGCCAGAACCGTTATGATGGGCAGGTAGCTGTATTTGGCTCATACCTGCAAGAGAAGTTGGGCAAGCAGAAGTACTTCCTG GTGGGCGCAGGGGCCATTGGCTGTGAACTGCTCAAGAACTTTGCCATGATTGggctgggctgtggggagggaggagaaattgTCGTCACAGACATGGACACCATTGAGAAGTCAAATCTGAACAGACAGTTTCTGTTCCGGCCCTGGGACGTCACG AAGTTAAAGTCTGACACAGCTGCTGCAGCTGTGCGCCAGATGAATCCGCACATCCGAGTGACAAGCCACCAGAACCGTGTAGGCCCTGACACCGAGCGCATCTATGATGACGATTTCTTCCAAAACTTGGATGGTGTGGCCAACGCCCTGGATAATGTGGATGCCC gcatGTACATGGACCGCCGCTGCGTGTACTACCGTAAGCCACTGCTGGAGTCAGGCACACTGGGCACCAAGGGCAATGTGCAGGTGGTGATCCCCTTCCTGACAGAATCATACAGCTCCAGCCAGGACCCGCCTGAAAAGTCCATCCCCATCTGCACACTGAAGAACTTCCCCAATGCCATCGAGCACACCCTGCAG TGGGCTAGAGACGAGTTTGAAGGCCTCTTCAAGCAGCCGGCAGAAAACGTCAACCAGTACCTCAC AGACCCCAAGTTTGTGGAGCGGACCCTGCGGCTGGCGGGCACCCAACCCCTGGAGGTGCTGGAGGCCGTGCAGCGCAGCCTGGTGCTGCAGCGGCCACAGACCTGGGCCGACTGTGTGGCCTGGGCCTGCCACCACTGGCACACCCAGTACTCTAACAACATCCGGCAGCTGCTGCACAACTTCCCTCCCGACCAG CTCACCAGCTCGGGAGCTCCATTCTGGTCTGGGCCCAAACGCTGTCCACACCCGCTCACCTTTGATGTCAACAAT cctctgcaTCTGGACTACGTGATGGCTGCTGCCAACCTGTTTGCCCAGACCTACGGGCTGACAGGCTCTCAGGACCGAGCTGCCGTGGCAACAGTTCTACAGTCTGTGCAGGTCCCCGAGTTTACCCCCAAGTCCGGCGTCAAGATCCATGTCTCTGACCAGGAGCTACAGAGCGCCAATGCCTCTGTTG ATGACAGTCGTCTGGAGGAGCTCAAGGCCACACTGCCCAGTCCAGAAAAGCTCCCTGGGTTCAAGATGTACCCCATTGACTTCGAGAAG GATGATGACAGCAACTTCCATATGGATTTCATTGTGGCTGCATCCAACCTCCGGGCGGAGAACTATGACATTCCCCCTTCAGACCGGCACAAG AGCAAGCTGATTGCAGGAAAGATCATCCCAGCCATTGCCACGACCACAGCAGCCGTGGTTGGCCTTGTGTGTCTAGAGCTGTACAAGGTGGTGCAGGGGCACCAACAGCTTGACTCCTATAAGAATGGTTTCCTCAATTTGGCCCTGCCTTTCTTTGGCTTCTCTGAACCCCTGGCAGCACCCCATCATCAG TACTATAACCAAGAGTGGACGTTGTGGGATCGCTTTGAAGTACAGGGGCTGCAGTCTAATGGTGAGGAGATGACCCTCAAACAGTTCCTTGACTACTTCAAG aCAGAGCATAAGCTGGAGATCACCATGCTGTCCCAGGGCGTGTCTATGCTCTACTCCTTCTTCATGCCAGCCGCCAAGCTCAAGGAACGGTTGGATCAGCC gatGACAGAGATCGTAAGCCGTGTGTCGAAGCGAAAGCTGGGCCGCCATGTGCGGGCCCTGGTGCTTGAGCTGTGCTGCAACGACGAGAGCGGTGAGGACGTTGAGGTCCCCTATGTACGATACACCATCCGCTGA